A stretch of DNA from Candidatus Chlorohelix allophototropha:
TCCCAGACGGTCAGGCGGCGATCCGTGCGCGGGTCCCAGTCCGGGTCAAGCTCATCACGGTGCAACAGGCGCACTTTGCCCGCTTTGGAATAGAGAAAGCCCGCTTCCACCAAGCCCTCTACGGCGGTGTTTACCGCTTTGGAGAGAGTTTCCGCGCTACCGTATGCCCCTTCGGTCAAGCCGTACTGCTCGAACCATTTTATTGCCCAGCGGGTGTCGGCATCGTACTCGCCTTCCTGCTCTGCCAGCACTTCGTCCAGCGACTGATTGATGAGTTGCAGGGCGGTGCGGACGCGCATGGGTGTGCCATCCGATTCGACTACTTTGGAGTAGCGGGAGAAAACCGCCATGCCGGGTCCGATGCTGGCTTGCGCCAAGTCCACCGGGGCGATGTTGCCCTCTTGCAGTTGGCGCAGGGCGGCGGGCAATTCCCGCTTGAGGGCGTTGAGGAAATCGCGGCGGGTGGCTAAAGCCGCGCTTTGCGGACGCGAGCGGCACACCAATACAATGGAAGAGGCTAAAACATTTGTACCTTGTCCAACCATTCTTGAGCTCATTTCAGTACGAATTGGCCATGTGCCTGTGATGGCAAAACCGGCTTTTATCAGACCTTCCAGCATGGTTTCCCAGCCAGTTGAAGAAATTGATGTTGAACTGCTATCAACAATGTTCCCAATTTCAGCTTGCTTGAAGGCATAATATACTGTTATTGGATAGTCTAAATGGGTTAACTCTTGCAAACGGGTAAAAGCTTTACTTAAACCATTCTCAAAATATATCTGTGCTTCTTCTTTATTTCCTTTGAAACGATATTGATCGGCTACTAATTCAGCAGATTTAGGTACAAGTAATGTACTGAACAAATCTGGATAAATTTTTCCTAAACAGCGACGCAACCAAACGTAAAAAAAGTCGGATAATCCTGCATAACTTATATTGTCATAATAAGGAGGGTCAGTCGAAATCAAACCAGACCAATTACTTATTGATGTGACGTCTCTGTTTAAAACTTTACCTTCCTTACAATTATCGTGAATTGGCAAATTTAGAAGACTTCTACAAACATTTGTAATAGAAGCAATAAAAGAACCTGTACTTATAGAAAAAATATTACATTCAGAGTAATCCCAAGCCATTGCTATTGCCTGCCTTGCAAATATTTGTTGTGGTACTTGGGCTTTACTTTCCCATCTGCCCAAGGTGCTTCCCCAATCGGCAGTTCTTGAAATTGCAAGTGATAAATAGGTTATTATTGCATTTGCATAAGCATTTGCTTTCTCAATCCCTAAATCCAGGTTATTAGTATCTTTGATTATTCGATCAAAAGTAAAGTCAACTAAATTAGAAAATGTTGTTAGTGCCACTAACTGTCTTGGTGTAAATAATTTATCAAATGTATCAAGACCATATAAGGTACACCAAATATTTCGTGGATCATAAGAAAGTGGTGAGTTTGGAACATCTGTTGGGCGTGTTACAAGAGATATACTCTCATGAGTTATATTTGGGGGAAGATATATACGTCCTTTAGAACCTTCCGCTACTATTGCTAGCATTTTAGCCCCCATTCTGTTCTCAATACTCTCCCGTTTAATATACTTCTCTTCTGCAGATTGATTACAAATTAGGCACTTAAATTTAGCACCTCTACTCATTTTTGATGAAAGGGAAGGAGTCCCAGCACCACTTTTTATATTAAAAGTAATAGTTTTTTGTGCGTTGCTTATTTGTGGCTCAATCCATACCTCTTTTCCTTTTTTGGTAGATAAAGAAAACGAACTGACTAAAGGCATTTGCGCCCCACAAGCCGGGTTGGGGCATTTTACCGTTCGCGCCCATAGCCAAGCTATTACAGTTGCTTCCCCCCCGCCCTTTTCTCTAGGCAATTGCACTTTGGGGTACAAATGACCGATACGTTTGAAAGCCTCGTCTCGCATCCACTGCCCGTAGTAGCGCACATCTTCCGCCAATCCTGACGCGCCTTTCCAACTCGTCCCATGTCCGAATTTCTTACGCGATTCCGGGTTAATGGGCGGTTGGTTGGCAAATTTCGGCGGTAGCTCGATGAGGGCTTTGGTAATCAAGACCGCCACCGGGTTGAGGTCGCTGCCGTGCGCTTCCAATCCTAATCTCTGCGCCTCCAGCGGAATAGAGCCGCCTCCGCAAAATGGGTCTAAAAAAGTCGGGGGGTTGCCATCCGTTGCCGCCATTATCAACTCGCGGGCGGTTTTCAACGTTTTTTCATCGTTGCTGTTCTCCCACTGCACCAACCCTTCGATAAAGTTAAACAGCTTGGCGCGGCGCACCATCCCGATACGTTTCTGATTCAGCGTCGCCTCGTCCAGCTTGGTAAATTCCAGTCGCAGCTTTTCCATACTCAGGGAAATGCCGGGAGGATTGGGCAATTCATCAATTCTTTTTAGCAGCGCGGCAGGCACACCCTCCTGATCTGGGTCATCAATAATCGAGGCGAAAATAATTGCTCTGCAAGCAACGAGTGGGCGACGAGCCCACCATAAGTGTACTGATGTTGGTTTTCCAACTTTGATAGTTTTTTCCCGCGCCGAGGCAATATTTATCGCTTCCAGCGGCAGCGCCACTTCAATCAGTTTCTTGCGGTATTCGGTCATTGTGTCCATTCTTTCTTCGGGAGACAGAGCTCCCTCACACTAATTAACTCCTTCACACCAGTGAGAGGCTGCTCCAGTAAGAGGCTGCTCCAGTAAGAGGCTGCTCCAGTGAGAGGCTGCTCCAGTGAGAGGCTGCTCCAGTGAGAGGCTGCTCCAGTGAGAGGCTGCTCCAGTGAGAGGCTGCTCCAGTGAGAGGCTGCTCTGTCAGCCGACATCAGCCCACCCTTGATAACCAAAGCCAGTCCTCTACATTTTCCACCAGACCGGCTCTTAGTGGATTGTTTTCGATATATGTTGTTATTGACGAAATCTCATCTTCGGTTCGCAAGACATGATCATAATATCCTTCTACCCATAAATTCCCTTTTCCGGTCTTTCGAGCTACTTCCAGCCCAGTAAAAGAGCCAAACCTTTTCATTACCGATGCCAGATTATCTTTTTCCCCTAGCTGAAACAATAAATGCAAATGGTCTGGCATGAGACAATATGCTATCAGTATTATAAGTTGCTTTTCCTGTAACCAAGCCAGCGACTTGAAAATAATTTCCGGCACGCCTTCCTGCACCAAAGTGCCATTTCTCATTTTTTCCTCTACCGACCAGTCTTTATTAATGCGCTCACGGGCATTTTTGGTTATGAAATATAGGCTACCTGCTTCAGAAACTCTGCCCTTCCGAAGAGCCTGAGAACCTATTGGAGGTAAAATTATTGCCATTTCCACACCTTGTCATACAGAACATCGGGAGACAGAGCTCCCTCCCACCAATTTCCCCTTGTGAGAGCCTGCCTAGTGAGAGGCATTCTAGTGAGAGGCTGCTCTGTCAGCCGACCCTTTTATTCTTAAAGCTTGTCAGTATTTCGGTTTTAAATTGATACAGCAAGCGATCCAACTCCCAGCCTTCCAAACCAGCTTGATGCGCCACTTCCAGATAGAAGGTTTCCAAGCCTTCGTAGCTCTCCCGCGCTTTCTCCGGCAACCCTATTTTCTCGGCTATTTCTTTCAAGCGTGAGTCAAGCGCAATCGAATCTCGAAAATCAGGGTGATAGACATCCATCATCATGTTGCGGGAATATTTATCTCCGATGCCCTTAAATAACTTCAAGAACTTAATCTTGCCAGCTCGACCCTCTTGGCTCAAAAGCTTGTCTTCTGCCGCTTTCAACCCGCCCATATCTAAAATAAGCGCTACATTGTAAGAAAGTTCTTTAGACTTTTTTTCTGGATAGCGTACTTTAGCCAGCCGCAGAACCTCCTCAAGCAGCATTATTCTGTCAGCTCCACTCAGCGCGACAAGGGCTTCAAAAGCTACCCTGTTATAATTGTCCTTGTTATCTATCAACCCTTTAGACCCATTAGAACCGCCCAAGGTAGAAGCGCTTTGCAATATCAGAAACCATAAAAACCCGGTCTGTTCCAAACGGTGGTATTCGCTTTTCAGTTCTGCAAGGGTTTCTCCCTTTTCTCTACCCACTTCTTGGGCGGCAGCCGCCAGTGCTTGAATAATCTCGCTATATTGTGCTTGGTCATTATTTAGGCTCATTTTATGCTGTTCCTCTTTCCCATAGTTTTTGCCAGTCGTAGTTGACGCTCACTGCACTAAAATCCGGCTTCTCATTAAAGGGCTGTTTAACATAGCGTACCACGCAACCGTTAGCAGGGCTGTAATTTCCCCTACTTTCGGCTATCCGGTAGGCATCCCCCTCATTAAACTCCGCATCCTGTGGCACTTGCGCCAACGCCAGAATGAAATCCTCCGGTTTGTTCAATGCTGCCAATATTTCATTCTTGGAAACCGTCACCGTTTCCGCGCCGGCTATGCGCCCCTTCACCTCAATAAAGCGCAGCTTGCCCGTGCCCGGTACTTTCGATTCTATGTCCCAACCGCATTTGTCCGCGCTCACATCCTTCGGCACGTAACCCAATCCTTGCTCCATCGCCATCACCGCTGCCATTGCCGCCAATTCCACCCGCTTTGTCTCGCGGGCAAACAAGCTGGCTGCCGTCTGCCGATTGCCCTTCAACCGCGCCAACAATCCGGTAGGAATTACCAACGCCCCACCGATTGCCAGCGGGGGCAGCGGCGAGAGATGCCCTTCTTGCTCCAGTTCCGCCATGCGCTTGTCCAAACGCACCTGCAAATCATCGGCGCGTTGCCGAGCTTTGCCGGAGTTGAGGCGGGGGGTTTTCCCGGCAAGCTCTTGAGCCTTCAACTCATCGGCTCTTTTATCCCAATAGATTATCTCTTTGGTCAGCCGCTCTTTGACCGCTGCCATTGTTTTAGCCACCAGTTCCTCTTTGGGAGCGCGTACTTCCTGCATGTGGCGTGGCACCAGTTCATTGATGGCGTACTCCAGCGCCTGCCGTTCTAAATCGCCCTTCAGCCATTCCGATTCCAGCGCGTGCGCCAACAACGCCCCTTCCCCTTCTTCCAGAGGGCGGTAGTTCAGGTACGGGGCATATCCGGCAGTACGCGCCTTGTCTTGCCCCTCCAGTTCCACGAATTGCATCTGGCGCGAGATAACCCGCCGTTGCCCGTTCTTGTCCAGCCGCGCATCTTGGATGCCGTGTTCGATGTAGAATAATGCCCGGATTTCTTCGCCGGGGTCTGCCGGGTCTATTAGAACTGCGCCCGCTTTGAGCAAAGCCCGATTGCGTTCCAGAATCAGACCGAGCGTAGCTTCCAACAAGGGATGACCGGGGCTGACATAAGCTGCTATCGGCTTGCCCGGCACTTGCACCAGTTCTTTCTCAAAGGTGATGCGCTCGTAGCGGGGCAATACCGGCTCTCGACTGCCGCCCCCTCTTTCCCGATTGCGGATTACCGCCGGCACAAAGGTTATCTCATAGCGGCGTTGTTCACGCTCCCGAATACTGCCGCCCAGTTGCTTGAAGGCTTCCAGAAAGAAGGAGGCGATGTAATGCGGCTGTAAACGCCGCGCCTCGATCCGCTCCATCTCTTCGCGTACTCGTTGCACCCGCGAGGCATCCATGGTATCCCGTGCTAGGGCGTGTTCTTCCAGCAGTTCTATCAGATGCTGGTGGTCAAGGGCGCGTTCCACCACCTGAGTAAGTTTCGCCCGTACTTGGGGGCTGTCCCCGTAGCGAATGGCTTCCAGCAGCAGTTCGCGCAGGGGTTTGTTATCGAAGGTGACTTTGCCAAGCACATCAAAGACTTGCCCGCCCAGCGATTCCCGCTCTTGTTTCAGCTTCTCCAGCAAACGGGAATACACTTCACCCTCGCGGGTATCGGCTGCCACCAGATTCCAAAGGTGGCATACTTCGGTCTGCCCGATGCGGTGTATGCGCCCGAAGCGTTGCTCCAGTCGGTTGGGGTTCCAGGGTAGGTCGTAGTTCACCATCAGGTGCGCCCGTTGTAGGTTAATACCCTCTCCGGCAGCATCGGTGGCTACCAAAACCTGCACTTCTTTCTGTTGGGTGAAGGCTTCTTGCGCCCTGCGCCGTTCTTCCCGATTAATCGCCCCATGTATAGTCACCACTGCCTCGCTGCGTCCCAGTAGGGAGCGGATGCGTTCGGTCAGGTAGTTGAGGGTATCGCGGTGTTCGGTGAAAATTACCAACTTGCGGCGGGTGCCACTTTGGTCAAACATCTCGGCGCCGGTTTGCAGCAGGTTGGAGAGTTGCTCCCACTTGGCATCCTTGCGGCTGTGCCTAACCTGCAACGCCAGCGCTTCCAGCCCTTCCAGTATGACGATTTCTGCTTCCAGTTCGGCAATGGTACGGGCGGCAGAGGCTTGGTCAACTACCTGTTCTTCAGCTTGCTCGTACTCCTCATCAGGGGCATCGTCCAGTTCTTCCAAATCATCGGGCGTATAGGTTGGCAGGTCGCTCAATATTTCAAGCGGGTCGTTAGCGCTCGCCTTGTTTAGCTTCTCCTCTTGCAACCGCTTCTGGAGGCGTTCCTTTCTGCGCTTGAGGGACTGGTAGATTGCTTCGGGAGAAGAAGCCAAGCGCCGTTGCAGACTGGTGAGAGCAAAGCCAATTGTACCCTTGCGTCCCTCACTCTCCAACATATCCGCCCGGTTGAACTCCTCCCTCACATAGGCGGTCACTTCCTCGTACAGGTATTCCTCTGCCCCAGACAGTTTGTAGTTGACGGTGTAAGCCAATCGTTCCGGGAAAAGGGGCGTGCCATCGAATTTCAGGAGTTGCTCTTTCGACAAGCGTCGCATCATGTCCGAATTGTCGCTGGCATGTACCCCTTCCCGGAATTTGCCCTCGAAGCGGTCGGGATCGAGCAGCGCCATGAATAGCTGGAAATCCGCTTCTTTGCCGTTGTGGGGAGTGGCGGTCATTAGTAGGAAATGGCGGGTGAGTTTGGATAAAAGCTGTCCCAGCCGGTATCTTTTGGTGTAACCCACCTCGCCTCCGGTAAAATGGGCGCTCATTTTGTGGGCTTCATCGCAGATAATAAGGTCCCAATCGGTTTGTTCCAGCTTGGCTTGCGCCCGTTCGTCCCGGCTGAGTTTATCCAGACGGCAAATCGCCAGATTGTTTTCGGCAAACCAGTTGCCGCTGCGGGCTGTTTCCAGTTTGTCGGTGGTAAGAATTTCAAAGGGCAAGTGAAAACGACGATCCAGTTCATCCTGCCACTGTTCCACCAGACTGCCGGGGCAAACCACTAAACAGCGGGTGAGGTCGCCCCGAATGAGCAACTCTTTAATAAGCAGCCCTGCCATAATGGTTTTGCCCGCGCCGGGGTCGTCCGCCAGCAGAAATTTGAGGGGTTGACGGGATAGCATTTCGCCATATACGGCAGTTATTTGGTGGGGTAACGGCTCAACCAGCGAGGTATGCACCGCGAGCATGGGGTCGAAGAGGTGCGCCAGATGGATGCGGTAGGCTTCTGAAACCAGCCTGAGCATAGCCCCATCCGCCTCGAAACTCCAGGTATAGGCAGGCATGACAATTTCCAAAGTAGCTTCATCGTAGCGGTAGAGCAATTGATTACCTAGGCTGCCTTCAGCGGTTTTGTAGGTTAGTTCTAGCGCCGCGGAGCCACGCCAAACCGCATCCACCACCGTCACAATACCAACGGGAAGAACTCCTTTTACCGCCACACCACGGTTTAAATCCTCAAGACGGGTCATTTTAGCGCTATCTTTCTAAACGAAACGACAAGCCTGCTGCTGTCGGAAGTGGCGGTGGAAGAGTCGTCGCAAGCTGCCCGTAAACCGATGTTAGGAAACCATACGGCAATGAACTGATATTGTGAAACTCTAACCCCTATATGATATATTCCCATCATTTTGAGAAAGTTCGACACGAATTTCGATGGGTATTTTGTAGCACAGCCCATACTGCCAAGCATTCTTTCTATTAAGAAGGAAGGGTAGACTTGCTACCACTACAGACAGGTAAGCAGACTGGTAATGTTAGAACGGGCAACCAAAAATAAGCCCAAAACTTTTTCACCGTTTCTGCTTACCTTTATGGCGCAACCGACCTTCCTTGACCGATTTAATGCCCTTATTAAAATTCCATTTCACTCAGTAATGTAGCGCTGATTGGGGATTTTGTGTCCACCATCCCGTAAATGCTGCTTAAAATACAGGCAGCATGTTGTATAGATACTTTATCACCATAAAGTCTTAAAGTAAACTGCTGAGTCCTGCCTTTTAGTTAAACTATTGGTTTGGTGGCAAAGGGGATATGTCAGGGTACATCAAAGGTAGCGGCATCGTGCAACCGGATTGGTATCGGTATTGGCGCTTTGGTAGTGGGTGGCGGTGGCGGTGGCGCTGACCCACGCCTTTGAATTGCCTGTGCCTTCTTGTGCGCTGCCAATTCGGTGCAATCGCTGGCAAAGGGGCAATAGTTGTTGGGTAGGCACAAACCCCGATGCAACTCCGCTTCGGCGCGTACTCCCGTTCTAACCGCCAGTTCCAAGCTGGTAATTTGGGTCGGCGGAGACGAACGGCTGCAAACGACCGTGTTTCAATTCCTCAATCGGAATTAGGTTCAATCTGACGAATAAAAGCGGTCAACCAACCGTTAGGGGATAAATGTTTCAATTCCTCAATCGGAATTAGGTTCAATCTGACGTAAATCGCTTCGCCTGTACCGGCAGTCGAGATGTCGTTTCAATTCCTCAATCGGAATTAGGTTCAATCTGACGTGGGGTCTAACCCCATATCCTCGCACACTGGTTTGTTTCAATTCCTCAATCGGAATTAGGTTCAATCTGACGCACGGCGGGCGCGTGGACTATGCCGATTTTGACGTTTCAATTCCTCAATCGGAATTAGGTTCAATCTGACTCTTCGGTACAGCTCCACTTCGGTGATGTTTGGGTTGTTTCAATTCCTCAATCGGAATTAGGTTCAATCTGACCCTTTCCATTGCGCCCGGATTGACCGGGCTTTTGCTGTTTCAATTCCTCAATCGGAATTAGGTTCAATCTGACGTATTCCGGGCTTTCGCTGTCTTTGTAGAAAATGTGAGTTTCAATTCCTCAATCGGAATTAGGTTCAATCTGACGGCTTTTTCGAAAGCTTTTTCCATGCCGGACTGGGTGTTTCAATTCCTCAATCGGAATTAGGTTCAATCTGACTACTCGTACCCCAGCCGCACTCCTGCTGTATTTCCCGTTTCAATTCCTCAATCGGAATTAGGTTCAATCTGACCCTGCCACCAGGGCGATATCCCCACCATCGTTGGATAGTTTCAATTCCTCAATCGGAATTAGGTTCAATCTGACGAAATACTCGATTTCGATTTCGAGACCGATATAGCCTGTTTCAATTCCTCAATCGGAATTAGGTTCAATCTGACCTGAATAGCTGCCCCACCTGATTTATGTAGTCGAAAAGTTTCAATTCCTCAATCGGAATTAGGTTCAATCTGACATCACCCGCCCAGCTTGCCGATACGTTCAGCATATCGTTTCAATTCCTCAATCGGAATTAGGTTCAATCTGACGTTATAGTTCCCCGGCTTCGTGCCACCCGAAGGGGCGTTTCAATTCCTCAATCGGAATTAGGTTCAATCTGACTTCAGGATTACCCCGCCCGCGCCACGAACCGGAAGTTTCAATTCCTCAATCGGAATTAGGTTCAATCTGACAGTCGCGGCTGACATGGAGCAAGCAGAAGTTGCCTTGTTTCAATTCCTCAATCGGAATTAGGTTCAATCTGACAGTTAATACCAGTAATAGCGTTGTTACAGTTCTAGTGTTTCAATTCCTCAATCGGAATTAGGTTCAATCTGACTCTGGCGCGAGAACGACAAAGCCGAGGATAGCGAACTGTTTCAATTCCTCAATCGGAATTAGGTTCAATCTGACTCTTCGGTACAGCTCCACTTCGGTGATGTTTGGGTTGTTTCAATTCCTCAATCGGAATTAGGTTCAATCTGACGATGTGGTGGCGACAGGAAACGGCACGTTTGAATTCCGTTTCAATTCCTCAATCGGAATTAGGTTCAATCTGACTGTGGCTATATACTTCATGGCGGTGTCATATTCAGGTGTTTCAATTCCTCAATCGGAATTAGGTTCAATCTGACCCATAGCGGAGGCGAACGCCCGTATCTTTCTTTTTCTGTTTCAATTCCTCAATCGGAATTAGGTTCAATCTGACGGCAGATTATCAACAGGGCTTATGCGTCTCTCTTTGCGTTTCAATTCCTCAATCGGAATTAGGTTCAATCTGACGACGCTGGGCGAGTAGTCCCACAGGTGCTAATCCGTTTCAATTCCTCAATCGGAATTAGGTTCAATCTGACGCGTTTACGGCAATCACCCCCCAGTGGTCAGGCAAAGGTTTCAATTCCTCAATCGGAATTAGGTTCAATCTGACTTCCTTCCAACGTGTCCGGCATGGGACAAGCCAATGTTTCAATTCCTCAATCGGAATTAGGTTCAATCTGACTTTTGAAATTACTTTGCCCCGTTGAAGGGGACTGAGTTTCAATTCCTCAATCGGAATTAGGTTCAATCTGACTAAATGTTGGCGGTTCTCAGGACGGCGTTACTCCTCGTTTCAATTCCTCAATCGGAATTAGGTTCAATCTGACAGTATCATTCGAGAAAATGAGCGATGATGAGCTTATCGTTTCAATTCCTCAATCGGAATTAGGTTCAATCTGACGAAATATACGGTTACGTCAACAATGGCACACCGCCTGTTTCAATTCCTCAATCGGAATTAGGTTCAATCTGACCTTGAGTAGAAGCGCGTTGCCACGCCCCTCTGTTTGTTTCAATTCCTCAATCGGAATTAGGTTCAATCTGACCGCCGCAATCCACAAGCTTGCCGAGACTAAAGAAGAGTTTCAATTCCTCAATCGGAATTAGGTTCAATCTGACACGGTACGTCATGGTCAGCTATTGGTAATGAAGGCTGTTTCAATTCCTCAATCGGAATTAGGTTCAATCTGACCCGTCAATGCTGGATTTGCTCAGTTGGGCGTAATCTTTGTTTCAATTCCTCAATCGGAATTAGGTTCAATCTGACAATAAAAAACTTTACTCAGGCTCAAACGGTGAAAAATGTTTCAATTCCTCAATCGGAATTAGGTTCAATCTGACAACTAAAGAGCGCGATGCTTTAACCAGTATGCTCAGTGTTTCAATTCCTCAATCGGAATTAGGTTCAATCTGACTGGAAGCATCAGCATGCCAGTCCACAACGTCAGCAACGTTTCAATTCCTCAATCGGAATTAGGTTCAATCTGACCGCCGCAATCCACAAGCTTGCCGAGACTAAAGAAGAGTTTCAATTCCTCAATCGGAATTAGGTTCAATCTGACGACTGCCCTTATCAAAGTCAGATTGAATACTTAAAAGTTTCAATTCCTCAATCGGAATTAGGTTCAATCTGACGTGAAGGTGGCAAACAGATAGGCCGCGCCAGCGAGTGGTTTCAATTCCTCAATCGGAATTAGGTTCAATCTGACCTTTGCCAAGGTTGCTATGACGAGCCGGAACCTGATGTTTCAATTCCTCAATCGGAATTAGGTTCAATCTGACCTTATTACACCGACGCATGGCAAGTTGAAGTCGGTGTTTCAATTCCTCAATCGGAATTAGGTTCAATCTGACGCCCTAAAACTTGTCTGTAAAGGTCTACAATGTCAATGTTTCAATTCCTCAATCGGAATTAGGTTCAATCTGACATATCTTTATGCAGGGTGCGTTAGCCTTTGCGGATTGTTTCAATTCCTCAATCGGAATTAGGTTCAATCTGACCTAAAACCCTATTTTCTACAGCAGAAGGTGATTTTAGTTTCAATTCCTCAATCGGAATTAGGTTCAATCTGACGTTCGTGGCGTAGGTACTGTTTTTAATTACATGGAGTTTCAATTCCTCAATCGGAATTAGGTTCAATCTGACATCATCTATAATAGAGTGTATAGACTATAATATATTGTTTCAATTCCTCAATCGGAATTAGGTTCAATCTGACTTTATATATTGACGAATTGAGAGAGTGGTATTATGATGTTTCAATTCCTCAATCGGAATTAGGTTCAATCTGACAATTTCAGTATTACAGGAGAATATGCCCCTGCTAATGTTTCAATTCCTCAATCGGAATTAGGTTCAATCTGACTTGGTGGAGACTGAATCCGCATGCCAATACATTAAAGGGTTTCAATTCCTCAATCGGAATTAGGTTCAATCTGACTTAGCGAAGTAGCCATTAAAGCCTTTGCCGAGAAGGTGTTTCAATTCCTCAATCGGAATTAGGTTCAATCTGACAAACGCTTTGCGAGTATGAATAATGGCAAGTCGCTCTGGTTTCAATTCCTCAATCGGAATTAGGTTCAATCTGACAACAACATTTCCACTACCGCCAGTGCAGCGTCGTTTCAATTCCTCAATCGGAATTAGGTTCAATCTGACACCTTCGCCAACGAGATAAGATTTATCTGACAATTGCGTTTCAATTCCTCAATCGGAATTAGGTTCAATCTGACGCACAGCCGGGAAAAGGCAAACGGACGATCCGCGTGTTTCAATTCCTCAATCGGAATTAGGTTCAATCTGACAGAGGGGCTAGACCCGGTCGAGTGGGTATTTGTCGGGTTTCAATTCCTCAATCGGAATTAGGTTCAATCTGACATCACCGAAGCCCACGCATGGGGCGAGCAGAACAGTTTCAATTCCTCAATCGGAATTAGGTTCAATCTGACTGCTAGTGTCAATTATTCCGGTGTTCCGATAACAACTGTTTCAATTCCTCAATCGGAATTAGGTTCAATCTGACGGGGCGTGTTACCGCCCCTGCTTTTTTTCTTCTGAGTTTCAATTCCTCAATCGGAATTAGGTTCAATCTGACTAGCAAGCAAAATAAACGCTGCCAGCAAAGCACTAATGTTTCAATTCCTCAATCGGAATTAGGTTCAATCTGACTGCAAACTCAGATGACGCGAGTATAGACCCTTACAGTTTCAATTCCTCAATCGGAATTAGGTTCAATCTGACCCGTGATATTGCGGCGTTAGGTAGCTACGGCGTGTCATGTTTCAATTCCTCAATCGGAATTAGGTTCAATCTGACGTTAATCACGCCTGTTAATGCTCCAACCAACAGACCGTTTCAATTCCTCAATCGGAATTAGGTTCAATCTGACCGAAGTAATAAAACAGGTAGTGACTTGGTTTGTAATAGTTTCAATTCCTCAATCGGAATTAGGTTCAATCTGACC
This window harbors:
- a CDS encoding DUF1156 domain-containing protein; this encodes MTEYRKKLIEVALPLEAINIASAREKTIKVGKPTSVHLWWARRPLVACRAIIFASIIDDPDQEGVPAALLKRIDELPNPPGISLSMEKLRLEFTKLDEATLNQKRIGMVRRAKLFNFIEGLVQWENSNDEKTLKTARELIMAATDGNPPTFLDPFCGGGSIPLEAQRLGLEAHGSDLNPVAVLITKALIELPPKFANQPPINPESRKKFGHGTSWKGASGLAEDVRYYGQWMRDEAFKRIGHLYPKVQLPREKGGGEATVIAWLWARTVKCPNPACGAQMPLVSSFSLSTKKGKEVWIEPQISNAQKTITFNIKSGAGTPSLSSKMSRGAKFKCLICNQSAEEKYIKRESIENRMGAKMLAIVAEGSKGRIYLPPNITHESISLVTRPTDVPNSPLSYDPRNIWCTLYGLDTFDKLFTPRQLVALTTFSNLVDFTFDRIIKDTNNLDLGIEKANAYANAIITYLSLAISRTADWGSTLGRWESKAQVPQQIFARQAIAMAWDYSECNIFSISTGSFIASITNVCRSLLNLPIHDNCKEGKVLNRDVTSISNWSGLISTDPPYYDNISYAGLSDFFYVWLRRCLGKIYPDLFSTLLVPKSAELVADQYRFKGNKEEAQIYFENGLSKAFTRLQELTHLDYPITVYYAFKQAEIGNIVDSSSTSISSTGWETMLEGLIKAGFAITGTWPIRTEMSSRMVGQGTNVLASSIVLVCRSRPQSAALATRRDFLNALKRELPAALRQLQEGNIAPVDLAQASIGPGMAVFSRYSKVVESDGTPMRVRTALQLINQSLDEVLAEQEGEYDADTRWAIKWFEQYGLTEGAYGSAETLSKAVNTAVEGLVEAGFLYSKAGKVRLLHRDELDPDWDPRTDRRLTVWEVTQHLIHALDKQGEPAAAELLTKVGGLGEIARDLAYRLYTTCERKGWSQEALAYNTLVVQWPEILKLSAEKQANTVVQGNLGF
- a CDS encoding REP-associated tyrosine transposase encodes the protein MAIILPPIGSQALRKGRVSEAGSLYFITKNARERINKDWSVEEKMRNGTLVQEGVPEIIFKSLAWLQEKQLIILIAYCLMPDHLHLLFQLGEKDNLASVMKRFGSFTGLEVARKTGKGNLWVEGYYDHVLRTEDEISSITTYIENNPLRAGLVENVEDWLWLSRVG
- a CDS encoding helicase-related protein codes for the protein MTRLEDLNRGVAVKGVLPVGIVTVVDAVWRGSAALELTYKTAEGSLGNQLLYRYDEATLEIVMPAYTWSFEADGAMLRLVSEAYRIHLAHLFDPMLAVHTSLVEPLPHQITAVYGEMLSRQPLKFLLADDPGAGKTIMAGLLIKELLIRGDLTRCLVVCPGSLVEQWQDELDRRFHLPFEILTTDKLETARSGNWFAENNLAICRLDKLSRDERAQAKLEQTDWDLIICDEAHKMSAHFTGGEVGYTKRYRLGQLLSKLTRHFLLMTATPHNGKEADFQLFMALLDPDRFEGKFREGVHASDNSDMMRRLSKEQLLKFDGTPLFPERLAYTVNYKLSGAEEYLYEEVTAYVREEFNRADMLESEGRKGTIGFALTSLQRRLASSPEAIYQSLKRRKERLQKRLQEEKLNKASANDPLEILSDLPTYTPDDLEELDDAPDEEYEQAEEQVVDQASAARTIAELEAEIVILEGLEALALQVRHSRKDAKWEQLSNLLQTGAEMFDQSGTRRKLVIFTEHRDTLNYLTERIRSLLGRSEAVVTIHGAINREERRRAQEAFTQQKEVQVLVATDAAGEGINLQRAHLMVNYDLPWNPNRLEQRFGRIHRIGQTEVCHLWNLVAADTREGEVYSRLLEKLKQERESLGGQVFDVLGKVTFDNKPLRELLLEAIRYGDSPQVRAKLTQVVERALDHQHLIELLEEHALARDTMDASRVQRVREEMERIEARRLQPHYIASFFLEAFKQLGGSIREREQRRYEITFVPAVIRNRERGGGSREPVLPRYERITFEKELVQVPGKPIAAYVSPGHPLLEATLGLILERNRALLKAGAVLIDPADPGEEIRALFYIEHGIQDARLDKNGQRRVISRQMQFVELEGQDKARTAGYAPYLNYRPLEEGEGALLAHALESEWLKGDLERQALEYAINELVPRHMQEVRAPKEELVAKTMAAVKERLTKEIIYWDKRADELKAQELAGKTPRLNSGKARQRADDLQVRLDKRMAELEQEGHLSPLPPLAIGGALVIPTGLLARLKGNRQTAASLFARETKRVELAAMAAVMAMEQGLGYVPKDVSADKCGWDIESKVPGTGKLRFIEVKGRIAGAETVTVSKNEILAALNKPEDFILALAQVPQDAEFNEGDAYRIAESRGNYSPANGCVVRYVKQPFNEKPDFSAVSVNYDWQKLWERGTA